A genomic window from Polyangiaceae bacterium includes:
- a CDS encoding metallophosphoesterase yields the protein MLRAHASLVATLCLLALGCRREPAPSKGDGEPTPESSLPSVDSLLKRATKKRRLGGLDATFYVTADTHFGYGVPKDAPTDRDVLALPLGVEKTHQVALAAMDKLPGRPYPASIGGVVGTPLGVLIAGDLTESGQKEQWAAFLEYYGSSRKLPMYEGVGNHDFWDVRQQAIKRHGALWYSWDWGDLHVVCLGEAPDSKTLSWLEKDLASLEKDVPIVMFLHFPFQGPYSKTWFTRDKYDDKLFDVIQGYTVLGFFHGHYHGSGRYKWRGYNVYNVGSAKHRWHSFGVAHVTDTEFTVASWDYDRNAWEWWQKTTYRKSSPPNR from the coding sequence ATGCTCCGCGCACACGCCTCTCTCGTCGCTACCCTATGCCTGCTGGCGCTGGGGTGTCGGCGCGAGCCGGCACCAAGTAAAGGCGATGGGGAGCCGACGCCGGAGTCGTCGCTCCCGAGCGTCGACTCCCTGTTGAAACGCGCGACCAAGAAGCGGCGACTTGGTGGCCTCGACGCAACCTTCTACGTCACGGCGGACACCCACTTCGGATACGGCGTGCCCAAAGACGCGCCGACAGATCGAGACGTGTTGGCGCTCCCGCTTGGCGTGGAAAAGACTCACCAGGTCGCCCTCGCGGCGATGGACAAGCTCCCAGGTCGACCCTATCCGGCTAGCATCGGAGGCGTAGTCGGCACTCCACTCGGCGTGTTGATCGCTGGCGACCTCACCGAGAGCGGCCAAAAGGAACAGTGGGCCGCGTTCCTCGAGTACTACGGTTCCTCGAGGAAACTACCAATGTACGAGGGCGTGGGTAACCACGACTTCTGGGACGTTCGCCAGCAAGCGATCAAGCGCCATGGCGCGCTCTGGTACTCCTGGGATTGGGGAGATCTTCACGTCGTTTGCCTGGGTGAGGCACCGGACTCGAAGACACTGAGCTGGCTCGAGAAGGACCTCGCCTCCCTGGAGAAGGACGTGCCGATCGTCATGTTCCTCCACTTCCCCTTCCAGGGCCCCTACTCCAAGACCTGGTTTACCCGGGACAAGTACGACGACAAGCTCTTCGACGTCATCCAAGGCTACACGGTGCTTGGCTTCTTCCATGGCCACTACCATGGGAGCGGTCGCTACAAGTGGCGCGGGTACAACGTGTACAACGTCGGCTCTGCCAAGCATCGCTGGCATAGCTTCGGGGTTGCGCACGTGACCGACACGGAGTTCACCGTCGCGTCCTGGGACTACGATCGGAACGCCTGGGAATGGTGGCAGAAGACGACCTACCGAAAGTCCTCCCCCCCAAACCGTTAG
- a CDS encoding DUF4423 domain-containing protein, whose protein sequence is MDYQQLSQEFLRALRGARSQTAFSRRLGYSTNVAYGWESGRRAPNTSEVLRAAARIRLDVAGAFERFFHPRPPPELSDYEATSPAYVAAVLRAMRGTNSMQSIADRVGLSRPAVSRILSGKTEVRLPLFFQLVDSMTRRLLDLMSDFVDVSQLPAAGEEWQRIEALRRLAFQNPLSEAVPRFLELDEYAAQAGHIPGWIAERMGISQEDEERTLQDLELAGIIRWDGSHWRLEKQRSIDTTRNPELGRRMLEYWTERSRARIASAGDGRFSYLVFGCDDATLTAINDLRLRFYREMRALVAAAPTASRVMVATVHLYPLDVGTGDTNT, encoded by the coding sequence ATGGACTACCAGCAGCTGTCCCAGGAGTTCCTGCGTGCACTCCGCGGCGCGCGATCCCAGACGGCTTTCAGTCGCCGCTTGGGCTACTCCACGAACGTCGCCTACGGCTGGGAATCTGGGCGGCGCGCCCCCAACACCAGCGAGGTGTTGCGTGCTGCGGCCCGCATTCGCCTAGACGTGGCGGGGGCGTTCGAGCGCTTCTTCCACCCCCGCCCGCCGCCGGAGCTGAGCGACTACGAAGCGACGAGCCCTGCGTATGTGGCCGCAGTGCTCCGCGCGATGCGCGGCACGAACTCGATGCAGTCGATCGCTGACCGCGTGGGGCTGAGTCGCCCTGCAGTCAGTCGCATCCTCTCCGGAAAGACCGAGGTGCGGCTACCACTGTTCTTTCAACTGGTCGACAGCATGACCAGGCGCCTGCTCGATCTGATGAGTGACTTCGTCGACGTGAGTCAGCTCCCGGCGGCAGGTGAAGAGTGGCAACGCATCGAGGCGCTGCGCCGCCTCGCCTTTCAGAATCCGCTGTCTGAAGCGGTTCCACGCTTCCTCGAGCTCGATGAGTACGCCGCTCAGGCCGGACACATTCCCGGCTGGATCGCCGAGCGGATGGGGATCTCCCAGGAGGACGAGGAGCGCACGCTGCAGGATCTCGAGCTAGCGGGCATCATTCGCTGGGACGGCAGCCACTGGAGACTAGAGAAGCAGCGCTCAATCGATACCACGCGGAATCCCGAGCTTGGCCGTCGTATGCTTGAGTATTGGACGGAGCGCAGCCGGGCGCGTATCGCCTCTGCAGGCGACGGGCGCTTCTCCTACCTGGTTTTTGGCTGCGACGACGCAACCCTGACAGCGATCAATGACCTGCGCCTGCGCTTTTACCGTGAAATGCGTGCGCTCGTCGCGGCGGCGCCTACAGCAAGCCGGGTGATGGTCGCCACGGTGCACCTGTATCCCCTCGACGTTGGCACAGGTGACACGAACACTTGA